The sequence GGGGTATGCATTCAAATGGAAAGATGTAACCAATAACGAATCACAGCTCAAGATGGGAGTGAACATGATCGTGTTCGCCCTCACCCAGGCCGGCGGCATCGCCCAGCAGAAGATGGAATTCTTCACCGCTGTACAGTAACCTTAATTCAAGCAACAACACGACTCCCCAGTCTCTTCTCCCTCCGCGATAACTCAACGCTCGCGGCGAATCCCCTCCCCCCGGAAACGGAAAGGGAGAAGAGCGGGGGAAAGAAAGAAGAAATAAAAAAACAGAAGACCGGGAAAAAAGCCAAGGTCGAGTTCTCATAAAGAATGCAAACATATCAAAAGTGCTTGTTATTCCTGATGATCAACAAAAAAACTTTGCATTATTTCAGAATAACTTTAAGTAGGATAATATGAATATGATAATTTGGTCTATTTTCTCTTGCCTGTGTTTCTTATCGTCAAACCAGGTATTCTCGCAGGGCTTTGCCAATTCGGCATGGCCTATGTTCGGTCATGATCCAGGCCACACACACCAGGGCGTTTCAGCACCTCCTGCAACAAATGTTTTAAAATGGAAGTTCAAAGCTGATGGGCCAATATTTGCACCAGTTATCGGTGAAGATGGAACGATTTATGCGGGATCATATGATAGGCATATATATGCACTTCGTCCGGATGGTACGCTCAAATGGGAATATGAGGTGGATGGACCAATTAGA comes from Candidatus Latescibacter sp. and encodes:
- a CDS encoding PQQ-binding-like beta-propeller repeat protein; amino-acid sequence: MNMIIWSIFSCLCFLSSNQVFSQGFANSAWPMFGHDPGHTHQGVSAPPATNVLKWKFKADGPIFAPVIGEDGTIYAGSYDRHIYALRPDGTLKWEYEVDGPIRGSPAIGSDGTIYFGSSDYNIYALYPNGSLSPIYS